Proteins encoded by one window of Heliangelus exortis chromosome 5, bHelExo1.hap1, whole genome shotgun sequence:
- the EIF2AK4 gene encoding eIF-2-alpha kinase GCN2 isoform X2, whose protein sequence is MARAGGVQQLPADAEVAAEPPESYQLRQENELQVLESIYGQDFQDLRQRQAWKVRQPPEINLVLRPQGLTGDNEVYAKVDLWVKCPHTYPDTVPEIQLKNSKGLSNEKINELKSRLGELAKQHCGEVMIFELANHIQSFLSEHNKPPSRSFHEEMLKNHQKEQERLAQEELRRAQEVKRREEQEQREILNEIQRREEEKREERKRKEIAKQERLEIAALTSQENSHKRDAAGYRVASSSNGSSLEHGVNNKCRPNSAGRSKRERELSAGDKKESSGNHEVLNFSTSGAGQLTVHKGKCVGKDEQLGKSVYNALEVRSGDFVLVYEWVLHWQKKMGKFLSSHEIEKIEKCKKQLQGAETEFSSLTKLSHPNIVHYKCMNLKERDDSIVVDILVEHISGCSLSTYLNKKTPVPIEQLHHYVTQILSALDYLHSNSVVHKVLCASSILVDAEGNIKVTDYSISKRLADICKADVFEQTKVRFSEDGLPSKPGKKGDVWNLGLLLLSLSQGQVTKEYPIAVPTSLPADFQDFLEKCVCLEDKERWTPQQLLQHSFINIPRLKIPVAEENLDDSAGIDCVETIVPSSQISSASFFSETQRQFSRYYNEFEELKLLGKGAFGAVIKVRNKLDGCYYAVKRIRVNPASKQFRRIKGEVTLLSRLNHENIVRYYNAWIEKHESPVPAVSPSETTEGKRLPTKPGLFVLSSEETNDVEANAPPPVLTSSVEWSTSHERSSSNKFSGADQESSDDDDDDDGDGVFSHSFLPTTDSESEIIFDEDENSKGHSPDEEGNEKNGHGGEDRAAVIQTVHYLYIQMEYCEKSTLRDTIDQGLYEDTSRLWRLFREILDGLAYIHEKGMIHRDLKPVNIFLDSDDHVKIGDFGLATDHPANAVVSKQEENHSDSSAMSDPSGNLTGMVGTALYVSPEVQGSTKSTYNQKVDLFSLGIIFFEMSYHPMSTASERIFVLSQLRLPTIVFPNDFDEVKHAKQRSVITWLLNHDPAARPTAVELLKSEHLPPPQMEESELHEVLHHTLANVDGKAYRTMMSQIFAQRISPAIDYTYDSDILKGSFSIWAAKIQQHVCEMVSRIFKRHGAIKLHTPLLMPRNKKLYEHNEASYFMDHSGMLVMLPYDLRIPFARFVARNNILNLKRYCIERVFRPRKLDRCHPKELLECAFDIVTSSGNSFLPIAETIYAISEIIQEFSVLQERNYSIYLNHTALLKAILLHCGIPEDKLNQVYIILYDAVTEKLTKREVEAKFCNLSLTSNSLSRLYRFIEQKGDASNVFPFLNTMIKQKPGVTQLLKHGMKDLEEIIGLLKQLGIKLQVSINLGLVYKIQQHNGIIFQFIAYIKRRQRTVPEILAAGGRYDHLIPQFRGPQTVGPVPSAVGVSIAIDKITAAVSSVEDSVSVSSCDLLVVSVGQMSMGRAINIVQKLWTAGIPAEIMYDWSQSQEELQEYCRCSGITYVALVSDKEGSHVKVKSFEKDRQTEKRILESDLVDHLIQKLKTKICDERCSRCN, encoded by the exons gtgATGATATTTGAACTTGCCAACCACATACAGTCATTTCTCAGTGAACATAATAAACCACCCTCTAGGTCTTTTCATgaagaaatgctaaaaaatcaccaaaaagaacaagaaagatTGGCTCAGGAGGAATTGCGTAGGGCACAAGAAGTTaagagaagagaggagcaggag CAACGTGAAATCCTTAACGAGATtcagaggagggaggaagagaaaagagaagaaaggaaaaggaaggagattgCCAAACAG GAACGTTTGGAAATTGCTGCTCTGACAAGTCAAGAAAATTCTCACAAGAGAGATGCTGCAGGATATAGAGTTGCTTCCAGCTCTAATGGGAGCAGTTTGGAACATGGAGTGAACAATAAATGCCGACCAAATTCAGCTGGACGTTCCAA ACGAGAACGTGAACTTTCTGCTGGTGACAAGAAAGAGTCTTCTGGAAATCACGAGGTTTTGAACTTCAGCACGAGTGGTGCTGGACAACTTACTGTCCATAAAGGAAAATGTGTAG gCAAGGATGAACAGCTTGGTAAATCAGTCTACAATGCCTTGGAAGTTCGAAGCGGAGACTTTGTTTTAGTGTATGAGTGGGTTCTGCACTGGcaaaaaaagatgggaaagtTTCTCTCATCACATGAAATAGAAAAGATTGAGAAGTGTAAGAAACAG CTTCAGGGTGCAGAAACAGAGTTCAGCTCACTGACGAAGCTAAGCCACCCAAACATAGTACATTATAAATGTATGAACCTTAAAGAACGGGACGATTCAATTGTGGTGGACATTTTAGTGGAGCACATAAGTGGTTGCAGCCTTTCTACATACTTAAACAAAAAGACTCCAGTTCCAATTGAGCAGTTGCACCATTATGTGACCCAGATCTTGTCAGCTCTCGACTACTTGCACAGTAATTCAGTAGTGCACAAAGTTCTTTGTGCTTCCAGTATCCTGGtagatgctgaaggaaacatcAAGGTGACAGACTACAGCATTTCCAAGCGCTTAGCTGATATCTGCAAAGCAGATGTTTTTGAGCAAACCAAAGTTCGTTTTAGTGAGGATGGTCTTCCCAgcaaacctggaaaaaaaggagatgtaTGGAATCTGGGCTTGCTTCTGCTTTCACTCAGCCAGGGCCAAGTAACCAAGGAATATCCAATTGCTGTTCCTACCAGTTTACCTGCTGACTTCCAAGACTTTCTGGAAAA ATGTGTGTGCTTGGAAGATAAGGAAAGGTGGACTCCTCAGCAACTGCTACAACACAGTTTTATAAACATTCCACGATTGAAAATACCTGTAGCTGAAGAAAATCTAGATG ATTCTGCTGGAATAGATTGCGTTGAGACAATTGTACCCAGCAGTCAGATATCCAGTGCTTCGTTCTTCTCAGAAACACAGAGACAATTTTCACGCTATTACAATGAGTTTGAAGAGCTGAAATTACTTGGTAAAGGAGCTTTTGGAGCAGTCATCAAG GTGAGAAACAAGCTTGATGGTTGCTATTATGCTGTGAAACGTATCCGCGTAAACCCTGCCAGCAAGCAATTTCGGAGGATTAAGGGGGAAGTAACATTACTTTCCCGCTTGAACCATGAGAATATTGTGAGGTATTACAATGCTTGGATAGAAAAACATGAAAGTCCTGTTCCTGCTGTCTCACCATCTGAAACAACTGAAGGGAAAAGACTGCCCACCAAACCTGGGCTCTTCGTCCTTAGCTCTGAGGAGACAAATGATGTGGAAGCCAATGCTCCTCCTCCGGTTTTGACGAGTTCAGTTGAGTGGAGTACTTCACATGAGAGATCCTCCAGCAACAAATTCAGTGGAGCTGATCAGGAGTccagtgatgatgatgatgatgacgaTGGTGATGGAGTGTTCTCACATTCATTTCT GCCAACCACAGATTctgaaagtgaaataatttttgatgAGGATGAAAACAGTAAAGGTCATTCCCCA GATGAAGAAGGCAATGAAAAGAATGGCCATGGAGGAGAAGACAGGGCAGCAGTCATTCAGACAGTACATTACCTGTACATTCAG ATGGAGTATTGTGAGAAGAGCACACTAAGGGATACTATTGACCAAGGGTTGTATGAAGACACCAGTCGGCTTTGGAGGCTTTTCCGAGAAATTTTAGATGGGTTGGCTTACATCCATGAAAAG GGAATGATACACAGAGACTTGAAACCTGTGAACATCTTTTTAGATTCAGATGATCATGTCAAAATTGGTGACTTTGGTTTAGCTACAGATCATCCAGCAAATGCA GTGGTCtctaaacaagaagaaaatcacTCGGATAGTTCTGCTATGTCTGACCCATCAG GTAATTTGACAGGGATGGTTGGCACTGCACTGTACGTCAGCCCAGAAGTCCAGGGAAGCACTAAGTCTACATACAATCAG AAAGTGGACCTGTTCAGTTTGGGTATAATATTCTTTGAAATGTCTTATCATCCCATGAGTACTGCATCAGAAAGGATCTTTGTTCTCAGTCAGCTGAGACTG ccCACCATTGTATTTCCTAACGACTTTGATGAAGTCAAGCATGCAAAGCAG agatCAGTTATTACATGGCTTCTGAACCATGATCCTGCAGCACGACCAACAGCTGTTGAGCTGTTAAAAAGTGAACATCTTCCACCTCCACAAATGGAAGAGTCTGAACTCCATGAAGTGCTGCACCATACCTTGGCAAACGTGGATGGGAAGGCTTACCGGACCATGATGAGTCAGATATTTGCACAGCGTATATCCCCAGCTATAGACTACACCTATGACAGTGACATACTTAAG GGTAGTTTTTCTATTTGGGCAGCCAAGATCCAGCAACATGTATGTGAGATGGTCAGCAGGATATTTAAAAGACACG GAGCCATCAAACTGCATACTCCACTGCTAATgcccagaaataaaaaactatATGAACATAACGAAGCTTCATATTTCATGGATCACAGTGGGATGTTGGTAATGCTTCCTTATGATCTCAGA attccTTTTGCAAGATTTGTAGCGAGAAATAACATATTAAACTTGAAAAG GTACTGCATAGAGCGAGTGTTCAGACCACGGAAGCTGGACCGCTGTCATCCCAAAGAACTCCTAGAATGTGCATTTGACATTGTTACATCTAGTGGAAATAGCTTTTTGCCTATAGCAGAAACAATTTATGCCATTTCAGAAATCATCCAAGAGTTTTCAGTTCTACAG GAAAGAAATTACAGTATTTACTTGAACCACACTGCCTTACTGAAAGCCATACTTCTGCACTGTGGGATACCAGAGGATAAACTGAATCAAGTTTACATCATTCTCTATGATGCTGTG ACTGAAAAATTAACTAAAAGAGAAGTAGAAGCCAAGTTCTGCAATCTTTCTCTCACATCAAATAGT ctttcTCGACTCTACAGATTCATTGAGCAGAAGGGAGATGCAAGTaatgtatttccatttttaaacacaatGATAAAACAAAAGCCAGGTGTCACTCAGCTGTTGAAGCATGGCATGAAAGACTTAGAGGAAATCATTGGTCTGTTAAAACAACTGGGAATAAAACTTCAG gtTTCTATAAATCTGGGACTAGTTTACAAAATACAGCAGCACAATGGTATTATCTTTCAATTTATAGCATACAtcaaaagaagacaaagaaCTGTGCCTGAAATTCTTGCTGCAGGGGGCAGATACGATCATCTG ATTCCACAATTTAGAGGCCCACAGACAGTAGGAccagttccttcagctgttGGAGTCAGCATAGCTATAGATAAAAtaactgctgctgtttccagTGTGGAGGATTCT gttTCTGTCAGCTCGTGTGACCTCCTGGTTGTAAGTGTTGGTCAGATGTCAATGGGTAGAGCTATCAATATTGTTCAGAAACTCTGGACTGCAGGAATTCCAGCTGAAATAATGTATGACTGGTCCCAG TCCCAGGAAGAACTACAGGAATATTGCAGATGTTCTGGAATTACATATGTGGCTCTTGTGTCAGATAAAGAAGGAAGTCATGTAAAA GTGAAATCCTTtgagaaagacagacagacagagaaaaGGATTTTAGAATCTGACTTAGTAGATCACCTGATCCAGAAACTGAAAACTAAAATCTGTGATGAAAGATGCAGTAG GTGCAATTGA
- the SRP14 gene encoding signal recognition particle 14 kDa protein isoform X1, whose product MVLLESEQFLTELTRLFQKCRTSGSVFITLKKYDGRTKPVPRKGHAESFEPADNKCLLRATDGKKKISTVVSSKEVNKFQMARNVCLKSCLHLATKDGQK is encoded by the exons atggtgctgctggagagcGAACAG TTCCTGACAGAGCTTACCAGACTCTTTCAAAAGTGCAGAACTTCGGGGAGTGTTTTCATAACGCTGAAGAAAT ACGATGGCAGAACAAAACCAGTCCCACGCAAAGGCCACGCAGAGAGTTTTGAGCCAGCAGACAATAAGTGTCTGCTAAGAGCAACtgatggaaagaagaaaattagcaCAGTG GTGAGCTCAAAGGAAGTAAATAAATTCCAGATG GCTAGAAATGTATGTCTGAAGTCTTGTTTGCACCTGGCAACAAAAGAtgggcaaaaataa
- the SRP14 gene encoding signal recognition particle 14 kDa protein isoform X2, with product MVLLESEQFLTELTRLFQKCRTSGSVFITLKKYDGRTKPVPRKGHAESFEPADNKCLLRATDGKKKISTVVSSKEVNKFQMAYSNLLRANMDGLKKKDKKSKNKKSKATQ from the exons atggtgctgctggagagcGAACAG TTCCTGACAGAGCTTACCAGACTCTTTCAAAAGTGCAGAACTTCGGGGAGTGTTTTCATAACGCTGAAGAAAT ACGATGGCAGAACAAAACCAGTCCCACGCAAAGGCCACGCAGAGAGTTTTGAGCCAGCAGACAATAAGTGTCTGCTAAGAGCAACtgatggaaagaagaaaattagcaCAGTG GTGAGCTCAAAGGAAGTAAATAAATTCCAGATG GCATACTCAAATTTGCTGAGAGCTAACATGGATGgcttgaagaaaaaagacaagaaaagcaaaaacaagaAGAGTAAAGCAACACAGTGA
- the EIF2AK4 gene encoding eIF-2-alpha kinase GCN2 isoform X1, translated as MARAGGVQQLPADAEVAAEPPESYQLRQENELQVLESIYGQDFQDLRQRQAWKVRQPPEINLVLRPQGLTGDNEVYAKVDLWVKCPHTYPDTVPEIQLKNSKGLSNEKINELKSRLGELAKQHCGEVMIFELANHIQSFLSEHNKPPSRSFHEEMLKNHQKEQERLAQEELRRAQEVKRREEQEQREILNEIQRREEEKREERKRKEIAKQERLEIAALTSQENSHKRDAAGYRVASSSNGSSLEHGVNNKCRPNSAGRSKRERELSAGDKKESSGNHEVLNFSTSGAGQLTVHKGKCVGKDEQLGKSVYNALEVRSGDFVLVYEWVLHWQKKMGKFLSSHEIEKIEKCKKQLQGAETEFSSLTKLSHPNIVHYKCMNLKERDDSIVVDILVEHISGCSLSTYLNKKTPVPIEQLHHYVTQILSALDYLHSNSVVHKVLCASSILVDAEGNIKVTDYSISKRLADICKADVFEQTKVRFSEDGLPSKPGKKGDVWNLGLLLLSLSQGQVTKEYPIAVPTSLPADFQDFLEKCVCLEDKERWTPQQLLQHSFINIPRLKIPVAEENLDDSAGIDCVETIVPSSQISSASFFSETQRQFSRYYNEFEELKLLGKGAFGAVIKVRNKLDGCYYAVKRIRVNPASKQFRRIKGEVTLLSRLNHENIVRYYNAWIEKHESPVPAVSPSETTEGKRLPTKPGLFVLSSEETNDVEANAPPPVLTSSVEWSTSHERSSSNKFSGADQESSDDDDDDDGDGVFSHSFLPTTDSESEIIFDEDENSKGHSPDEEGNEKNGHGGEDRAAVIQTVHYLYIQMEYCEKSTLRDTIDQGLYEDTSRLWRLFREILDGLAYIHEKGMIHRDLKPVNIFLDSDDHVKIGDFGLATDHPANAVVSKQEENHSDSSAMSDPSGNLTGMVGTALYVSPEVQGSTKSTYNQKVDLFSLGIIFFEMSYHPMSTASERIFVLSQLRLPTIVFPNDFDEVKHAKQRSVITWLLNHDPAARPTAVELLKSEHLPPPQMEESELHEVLHHTLANVDGKAYRTMMSQIFAQRISPAIDYTYDSDILKGSFSIWAAKIQQHVCEMVSRIFKRHGAIKLHTPLLMPRNKKLYEHNEASYFMDHSGMLVMLPYDLRIPFARFVARNNILNLKRYCIERVFRPRKLDRCHPKELLECAFDIVTSSGNSFLPIAETIYAISEIIQEFSVLQERNYSIYLNHTALLKAILLHCGIPEDKLNQVYIILYDAVTEKLTKREVEAKFCNLSLTSNSLSRLYRFIEQKGDASNVFPFLNTMIKQKPGVTQLLKHGMKDLEEIIGLLKQLGIKLQVSINLGLVYKIQQHNGIIFQFIAYIKRRQRTVPEILAAGGRYDHLIPQFRGPQTVGPVPSAVGVSIAIDKITAAVSSVEDSVSVSSCDLLVVSVGQMSMGRAINIVQKLWTAGIPAEIMYDWSQSQEELQEYCRCSGITYVALVSDKEGSHVKVKSFEKDRQTEKRILESDLVDHLIQKLKTKICDERCSRETSDNISIPNQKGSFTNISGAIESHGTLVVPNVSVIAPEKLSASARRRQEIQVQTRLQTYISSLQQKTSEIEILAVDLPKATVIHFLSLKFDGDRQAFDATVGQLMSRWPKQRCSYLQEICDEIYSIKMEKRVPALILYSYRDEYKILF; from the exons gtgATGATATTTGAACTTGCCAACCACATACAGTCATTTCTCAGTGAACATAATAAACCACCCTCTAGGTCTTTTCATgaagaaatgctaaaaaatcaccaaaaagaacaagaaagatTGGCTCAGGAGGAATTGCGTAGGGCACAAGAAGTTaagagaagagaggagcaggag CAACGTGAAATCCTTAACGAGATtcagaggagggaggaagagaaaagagaagaaaggaaaaggaaggagattgCCAAACAG GAACGTTTGGAAATTGCTGCTCTGACAAGTCAAGAAAATTCTCACAAGAGAGATGCTGCAGGATATAGAGTTGCTTCCAGCTCTAATGGGAGCAGTTTGGAACATGGAGTGAACAATAAATGCCGACCAAATTCAGCTGGACGTTCCAA ACGAGAACGTGAACTTTCTGCTGGTGACAAGAAAGAGTCTTCTGGAAATCACGAGGTTTTGAACTTCAGCACGAGTGGTGCTGGACAACTTACTGTCCATAAAGGAAAATGTGTAG gCAAGGATGAACAGCTTGGTAAATCAGTCTACAATGCCTTGGAAGTTCGAAGCGGAGACTTTGTTTTAGTGTATGAGTGGGTTCTGCACTGGcaaaaaaagatgggaaagtTTCTCTCATCACATGAAATAGAAAAGATTGAGAAGTGTAAGAAACAG CTTCAGGGTGCAGAAACAGAGTTCAGCTCACTGACGAAGCTAAGCCACCCAAACATAGTACATTATAAATGTATGAACCTTAAAGAACGGGACGATTCAATTGTGGTGGACATTTTAGTGGAGCACATAAGTGGTTGCAGCCTTTCTACATACTTAAACAAAAAGACTCCAGTTCCAATTGAGCAGTTGCACCATTATGTGACCCAGATCTTGTCAGCTCTCGACTACTTGCACAGTAATTCAGTAGTGCACAAAGTTCTTTGTGCTTCCAGTATCCTGGtagatgctgaaggaaacatcAAGGTGACAGACTACAGCATTTCCAAGCGCTTAGCTGATATCTGCAAAGCAGATGTTTTTGAGCAAACCAAAGTTCGTTTTAGTGAGGATGGTCTTCCCAgcaaacctggaaaaaaaggagatgtaTGGAATCTGGGCTTGCTTCTGCTTTCACTCAGCCAGGGCCAAGTAACCAAGGAATATCCAATTGCTGTTCCTACCAGTTTACCTGCTGACTTCCAAGACTTTCTGGAAAA ATGTGTGTGCTTGGAAGATAAGGAAAGGTGGACTCCTCAGCAACTGCTACAACACAGTTTTATAAACATTCCACGATTGAAAATACCTGTAGCTGAAGAAAATCTAGATG ATTCTGCTGGAATAGATTGCGTTGAGACAATTGTACCCAGCAGTCAGATATCCAGTGCTTCGTTCTTCTCAGAAACACAGAGACAATTTTCACGCTATTACAATGAGTTTGAAGAGCTGAAATTACTTGGTAAAGGAGCTTTTGGAGCAGTCATCAAG GTGAGAAACAAGCTTGATGGTTGCTATTATGCTGTGAAACGTATCCGCGTAAACCCTGCCAGCAAGCAATTTCGGAGGATTAAGGGGGAAGTAACATTACTTTCCCGCTTGAACCATGAGAATATTGTGAGGTATTACAATGCTTGGATAGAAAAACATGAAAGTCCTGTTCCTGCTGTCTCACCATCTGAAACAACTGAAGGGAAAAGACTGCCCACCAAACCTGGGCTCTTCGTCCTTAGCTCTGAGGAGACAAATGATGTGGAAGCCAATGCTCCTCCTCCGGTTTTGACGAGTTCAGTTGAGTGGAGTACTTCACATGAGAGATCCTCCAGCAACAAATTCAGTGGAGCTGATCAGGAGTccagtgatgatgatgatgatgacgaTGGTGATGGAGTGTTCTCACATTCATTTCT GCCAACCACAGATTctgaaagtgaaataatttttgatgAGGATGAAAACAGTAAAGGTCATTCCCCA GATGAAGAAGGCAATGAAAAGAATGGCCATGGAGGAGAAGACAGGGCAGCAGTCATTCAGACAGTACATTACCTGTACATTCAG ATGGAGTATTGTGAGAAGAGCACACTAAGGGATACTATTGACCAAGGGTTGTATGAAGACACCAGTCGGCTTTGGAGGCTTTTCCGAGAAATTTTAGATGGGTTGGCTTACATCCATGAAAAG GGAATGATACACAGAGACTTGAAACCTGTGAACATCTTTTTAGATTCAGATGATCATGTCAAAATTGGTGACTTTGGTTTAGCTACAGATCATCCAGCAAATGCA GTGGTCtctaaacaagaagaaaatcacTCGGATAGTTCTGCTATGTCTGACCCATCAG GTAATTTGACAGGGATGGTTGGCACTGCACTGTACGTCAGCCCAGAAGTCCAGGGAAGCACTAAGTCTACATACAATCAG AAAGTGGACCTGTTCAGTTTGGGTATAATATTCTTTGAAATGTCTTATCATCCCATGAGTACTGCATCAGAAAGGATCTTTGTTCTCAGTCAGCTGAGACTG ccCACCATTGTATTTCCTAACGACTTTGATGAAGTCAAGCATGCAAAGCAG agatCAGTTATTACATGGCTTCTGAACCATGATCCTGCAGCACGACCAACAGCTGTTGAGCTGTTAAAAAGTGAACATCTTCCACCTCCACAAATGGAAGAGTCTGAACTCCATGAAGTGCTGCACCATACCTTGGCAAACGTGGATGGGAAGGCTTACCGGACCATGATGAGTCAGATATTTGCACAGCGTATATCCCCAGCTATAGACTACACCTATGACAGTGACATACTTAAG GGTAGTTTTTCTATTTGGGCAGCCAAGATCCAGCAACATGTATGTGAGATGGTCAGCAGGATATTTAAAAGACACG GAGCCATCAAACTGCATACTCCACTGCTAATgcccagaaataaaaaactatATGAACATAACGAAGCTTCATATTTCATGGATCACAGTGGGATGTTGGTAATGCTTCCTTATGATCTCAGA attccTTTTGCAAGATTTGTAGCGAGAAATAACATATTAAACTTGAAAAG GTACTGCATAGAGCGAGTGTTCAGACCACGGAAGCTGGACCGCTGTCATCCCAAAGAACTCCTAGAATGTGCATTTGACATTGTTACATCTAGTGGAAATAGCTTTTTGCCTATAGCAGAAACAATTTATGCCATTTCAGAAATCATCCAAGAGTTTTCAGTTCTACAG GAAAGAAATTACAGTATTTACTTGAACCACACTGCCTTACTGAAAGCCATACTTCTGCACTGTGGGATACCAGAGGATAAACTGAATCAAGTTTACATCATTCTCTATGATGCTGTG ACTGAAAAATTAACTAAAAGAGAAGTAGAAGCCAAGTTCTGCAATCTTTCTCTCACATCAAATAGT ctttcTCGACTCTACAGATTCATTGAGCAGAAGGGAGATGCAAGTaatgtatttccatttttaaacacaatGATAAAACAAAAGCCAGGTGTCACTCAGCTGTTGAAGCATGGCATGAAAGACTTAGAGGAAATCATTGGTCTGTTAAAACAACTGGGAATAAAACTTCAG gtTTCTATAAATCTGGGACTAGTTTACAAAATACAGCAGCACAATGGTATTATCTTTCAATTTATAGCATACAtcaaaagaagacaaagaaCTGTGCCTGAAATTCTTGCTGCAGGGGGCAGATACGATCATCTG ATTCCACAATTTAGAGGCCCACAGACAGTAGGAccagttccttcagctgttGGAGTCAGCATAGCTATAGATAAAAtaactgctgctgtttccagTGTGGAGGATTCT gttTCTGTCAGCTCGTGTGACCTCCTGGTTGTAAGTGTTGGTCAGATGTCAATGGGTAGAGCTATCAATATTGTTCAGAAACTCTGGACTGCAGGAATTCCAGCTGAAATAATGTATGACTGGTCCCAG TCCCAGGAAGAACTACAGGAATATTGCAGATGTTCTGGAATTACATATGTGGCTCTTGTGTCAGATAAAGAAGGAAGTCATGTAAAA GTGAAATCCTTtgagaaagacagacagacagagaaaaGGATTTTAGAATCTGACTTAGTAGATCACCTGATCCAGAAACTGAAAACTAAAATCTGTGATGAAAGATGCAGTAG agaaACCTCAGATAATATTTCAATACCAAATCAAAAGGGATCATTTACTAATATTTCAG GTGCAATTGAATCACATGGAACTCTTGTAGTGCCCAACGTTAGTGTCATTGCTCCTGAAAAATTATCTGCCAGTGCCAGGCGTCGCCAGGAAATTCAG GTGCAAACAAGACTTCAGACATACATTTCTAGCCTGCAACAGAAAACAAGTGAGATTGAGATTTTAGCA GTAGATCTGCCAAAAGCAACTGTGATACACTTCTTATCATTAAAG tttGATGGAGACAGACAAGCCTTTGATGCTACTGTGGGACAGCTGATGTCACGATGGCCAAAACAGAGATGTTCATATTTACAAGAAATTTGTGATGAAATTTACAGTATCAAAATGGAAAAGAG GGTTCCTGCACTTATCCTGTACAGTTACCGAGATGAATACAAGATTCTGTTTTAG